The following are encoded in a window of Carya illinoinensis cultivar Pawnee chromosome 15, C.illinoinensisPawnee_v1, whole genome shotgun sequence genomic DNA:
- the LOC122297140 gene encoding protein GIGANTEA-like isoform X4, which yields MAGSCERWIDGLQFSSLFWPPPQDAQQRKAQITAYVEYFGQFTSEQFPEDIAELIRNRYPSKEKRLFDDVLATFVLHHPEHGHAVVLPIISCIIDGTLVYDRTSPPFASFISLVCPSSEFLQNEYSEQWALACGEILRVLTHYNRPIYKMEQPNGDTERSSSGCEASTSDSIDRQSIHIPLAQKERKPLRPLSPWITDILLAAPLAIRSDYFRWCSGVMGKYAAGELKPPTTASSRGPGKHPQLMPSTPRWAVANGAGVILSVCDDEVARYETATLTAVAVPALLLPPPTTALDEHLVAGLPALEPYARLFHRYYAIATPSATQRLLLGLLEAPPSWAPDALDAAVQLVELLRAAEDYVSGIRLPRNWMHLHFLRAIGTAMSMRAGIAADAAAALLFRVLSQPALLFPPLQQVEGVEVQPESFGDYGSSYKKQREVPAVEATIEATAQGIASMLCAHGPEVEWRICTIWEAAYGLIPLSSSAVDLPEIIVATPLQPPILSWNLYIPLLKVFEYLPRGSPSEACLMKIFVATVEAILQRTFPPESSKEQTRKTRYLSVIGSASKNLAVAELRTMVHSLFLESCASVELASRLLFVVLTVCVSHEAQSNGNKKSSGIETYPPNEVIEDLQAISEKQREMKTRKLKKQGPVAAFDSYVLAAVCALACELQLFPMISRAGNYSSSKDVSHVAAKPMKINGSADKFQNGVDSAVRHTHRILAILEALFSLKPSSIGTSWSYSSNEIVAAAMVAAHVSGLFRRSKACMHALSVLMRCKWDNEIYTRASSLYNLIDIHSKAVASIVDKAEPLEAHLIHTPVWRDSLLGFDGKKQNQCKNGVCFDPEQPSTSVSLYSDTKFNSERAPHLNEGLGNTLGKGIANFPLDASDLANFLTMDRHIGFNCSAKVLLRSVLAEKQELCFSVVSLLWHKLITAPETQPSAESTSAHQGWRQFI from the exons atggcTGGTTCGTGTGAGAGGTGGATTGATGGTCTTCAATTCTCTTCTTTGTTCTGGCCTCCGCCACAGGATGCGCAGCAACGAAAG GCTCAAATTACTGCCTATGTTGAGTACTTTGGTCAATTTACATCAGAACAGTTTCCAGAGGATATTGCCGAG TTGATCCGCAACCGCTATCCATCAAAAGAAAAGCGTCTTTTTGATGATGTATTAG CTACGTTTGTCCTTCACCATCCAGAGCATGGGCATGCAGTTGTTCTTCCAATTATTTCATGTATCATTGATGGTACGTTGGTGTATGATAGGACCAGTCCTCCATTTGCCTCTTTCATATCCCTAGTCTGCCCGAGCAGTGAG TTTTTGCAGAATGAATACTCTGAACAGTGGGCTTTGGCATGTGGAGAGATCTTGCGAGTTTTAACTCACTACAATCGCCCAATATACAAGATGGAACAACCAAATGGTGATACAGAAAGAAGCAGTAGTGGCTGTGAGGCTTCCACAAGTGACTCTATTGACAGGCAATCCATCCATATTCCTTTGGCACAAAAAGAGAGGAAACCTTTGAGGCCTTTGTCTCCCTGGATTACGGACATACTGCTAGCTGCTCCTCTCGCTATCAGGAGTGACTACTTCCGATG gTGCAGTGGTGTAATGGGTAAATATGCTGCTGGAGAACTCAAGCCACCCACAACTG CTTCTTCTCGTGGACCTGGAAAGCATCCTCAGCTCATGCCATCAACGCCACGGTGGGCTGTTGCTAATGGTGCTGGTgtcatattaagtgtatgcgATGATGAAGTTGCTCGCTATGAAACTGCTACTTTAACGGCAGTGGCTGTCCCAGCACTTCTGCTTCCTCCTCCAACAACAGCTCTGGATGAGCATTTGGTTGCTGGCCTGCCAGCTCTTGAGCCATATGCACGCCTATTTCATAG ATATTATGCCATTGCTACTCCGAGTGCCACCCAGAGACTGCTTCTTGGACTTCTAGAAGCACCACCATCATGGGCTCCAGATGCACTTGATGCTGCTGTCCAGCTTGTGGAACTCCTTCGCGCTGCTGAAGACTATGTATCTGGCATTAGG CTTCCAAGGAACTGGATGCATCTGCATTTCTTGCGTGCAATTGGGACTGCAATGTCCATGAGAGCAGGAATAGCTGCTGATGCTGCAGCAGCTTTACTTTTCCGCGTACTCTCACAGCCTGCATTACTTTTTCCTCCATTACAGCAAGTGGAGGGAGTCGAAGTTCAACCTGAATCTTTTGGAGATTATGGTTCATCCTATAAAAAGCAG AGAGAAGTGCCTGCGGTTGAAGCAACTATTGAAGCTACCGCCCAAGGGATTGCATCAATGCTTTGTGCCCATGGCCCTGAGGTTGAATGGAGGATTTGTACCATATGGGAAGCTGCATACGGCCTGATTCCATTAAGTTCCTCTGCGGTTGATCTTCCAGAAATCATAGTTGCAACTCCTTTGCAACCGCCCATATTATCATGGAATCTGTACATACCTCTCCTAAAGGTTTTTGAATATCTTCCTCGTGGTAGTCCATCAGAAGCATGTCTCATGAAGATATTTGTTGCTACCGTTGAAGCGATTCTTCAGAGAACGTTTCCACCTGAGTCCTCTAAAGAACAAACCAGAAAAACAAGATACCTCTCTGTCATAGGATCTGCCTCCAAAAACCTTGCTGTGGCAGAGCTTCGTACTATGGTCCATTCACTTTTCTTAGAATCATGTGCCTCTGTAGAGCTTGCTTCACGCCTGCTTTTTGTGGTGTTAACTGTGTGCGTTAGTCATGAGGCTCAGTCCAATGGGAACAAGAAGTCAAGTGGAATAGAAACTTATCCTCCTAATGAAGTCATTGAGGACTTACAAGCAATATCTGAAAAGCAAAGAGAGATGAAAACTAGGAAGTTAAAAAAACAAGGGCCTGTGGCAGCATTTGATTCATATGTTCTAGCTGCGGTTTGTGCTCTTGCCTGCGAGCTTCAGTTGTTTCCTATGATTTCAAGGGCTGGTAATTACTCGAGTTCAAAAGATGTATCACATGTAGCCGCCAAGCCAATGAAAATAAATGGATCTGCTGACAAGTTCCAAAATGGTGTTGACTCAGCTGTTCGCCATACTCACAGAATCTTGGCAATTTTAGAGGCACTTTTCTCGCTGAAGCCATCTTCTATTGGAACCTCATGGAGTTACAGTTCAAACGAGATAGTTGCTGCAGCCATGGTTGCCGCTCATGTTTCTGGACTATTTAGAAGGTCAAAGGCTTGCATGCATGCTCTTTCGGTCTTGATGCGATGCAAGTGGGACAATGAAATTTACACGAGGGCATCATCACTGTACAACCTCATTGATATTCACAGCAAAGCTGTTGCATCCATCGTCGACAAGGCTGAGCCATTAGAAGCACACTTAATACATACACCAGTATGGAGAGATTCCCTCCTGGGTTTTGATggcaaaaaacaaaatcaatgcAAAAATGGTGTTTGCTTTGATCCAGAGCAGCCATCTACCTCAGTGTCTTTGTATTCAGATACTAAATTTAATTCTGAAAGAGCACCACACTTGAATGAAGGCTTAGGGAACACCTTGGGTAAAGGTATTGCAAATTTCCCATTAGATGCATCAGATTTGGCCAACTTCCTCACGATGGACAGGCATATAGGATTTAACTGCAGTGCAAAAGTTCTTCTAAGATCTGTGCTAGCAGAGAAACAAGAGTTATGTTTCTCTGTTGTGTCATTGCTGTGGCACAAGTTGATCACGGCTCCTGAAACCCAACCAAGTGCAGAAAGCACTTCTGCTCATCAAGGTTGGAGGCAG TTCATCTGA
- the LOC122297140 gene encoding protein GIGANTEA-like isoform X3 has translation MAGSCERWIDGLQFSSLFWPPPQDAQQRKAQITAYVEYFGQFTSEQFPEDIAELIRNRYPSKEKRLFDDVLATFVLHHPEHGHAVVLPIISCIIDGTLVYDRTSPPFASFISLVCPSSEFLQNEYSEQWALACGEILRVLTHYNRPIYKMEQPNGDTERSSSGCEASTSDSIDRQSIHIPLAQKERKPLRPLSPWITDILLAAPLAIRSDYFRWCSGVMGKYAAGELKPPTTASSRGPGKHPQLMPSTPRWAVANGAGVILSVCDDEVARYETATLTAVAVPALLLPPPTTALDEHLVAGLPALEPYARLFHRYYAIATPSATQRLLLGLLEAPPSWAPDALDAAVQLVELLRAAEDYVSGIRLPRNWMHLHFLRAIGTAMSMRAGIAADAAAALLFRVLSQPALLFPPLQQVEGVEVQPESFGDYGSSYKKQREVPAVEATIEATAQGIASMLCAHGPEVEWRICTIWEAAYGLIPLSSSAVDLPEIIVATPLQPPILSWNLYIPLLKVFEYLPRGSPSEACLMKIFVATVEAILQRTFPPESSKEQTRKTRYLSVIGSASKNLAVAELRTMVHSLFLESCASVELASRLLFVVLTVCVSHEAQSNGNKKSSGIETYPPNEVIEDLQAISEKQREMKTRKLKKQGPVAAFDSYVLAAVCALACELQLFPMISRAGNYSSSKDVSHVAAKPMKINGSADKFQNGVDSAVRHTHRILAILEALFSLKPSSIGTSWSYSSNEIVAAAMVAAHVSGLFRRSKACMHALSVLMRCKWDNEIYTRASSLYNLIDIHSKAVASIVDKAEPLEAHLIHTPVWRDSLLGFDGKKQNQCKNGVCFDPEQPSTSVSLYSDTKFNSERAPHLNEGLGNTLGKGIANFPLDASDLANFLTMDRHIGFNCSAKVLLRSVLAEKQELCFSVVSLLWHKLITAPETQPSAESTSAHQGWRQVVDALCNVVSSSPTKAATAVVLQVINFRTAFEIGPKHSFWAKGLHKF, from the exons atggcTGGTTCGTGTGAGAGGTGGATTGATGGTCTTCAATTCTCTTCTTTGTTCTGGCCTCCGCCACAGGATGCGCAGCAACGAAAG GCTCAAATTACTGCCTATGTTGAGTACTTTGGTCAATTTACATCAGAACAGTTTCCAGAGGATATTGCCGAG TTGATCCGCAACCGCTATCCATCAAAAGAAAAGCGTCTTTTTGATGATGTATTAG CTACGTTTGTCCTTCACCATCCAGAGCATGGGCATGCAGTTGTTCTTCCAATTATTTCATGTATCATTGATGGTACGTTGGTGTATGATAGGACCAGTCCTCCATTTGCCTCTTTCATATCCCTAGTCTGCCCGAGCAGTGAG TTTTTGCAGAATGAATACTCTGAACAGTGGGCTTTGGCATGTGGAGAGATCTTGCGAGTTTTAACTCACTACAATCGCCCAATATACAAGATGGAACAACCAAATGGTGATACAGAAAGAAGCAGTAGTGGCTGTGAGGCTTCCACAAGTGACTCTATTGACAGGCAATCCATCCATATTCCTTTGGCACAAAAAGAGAGGAAACCTTTGAGGCCTTTGTCTCCCTGGATTACGGACATACTGCTAGCTGCTCCTCTCGCTATCAGGAGTGACTACTTCCGATG gTGCAGTGGTGTAATGGGTAAATATGCTGCTGGAGAACTCAAGCCACCCACAACTG CTTCTTCTCGTGGACCTGGAAAGCATCCTCAGCTCATGCCATCAACGCCACGGTGGGCTGTTGCTAATGGTGCTGGTgtcatattaagtgtatgcgATGATGAAGTTGCTCGCTATGAAACTGCTACTTTAACGGCAGTGGCTGTCCCAGCACTTCTGCTTCCTCCTCCAACAACAGCTCTGGATGAGCATTTGGTTGCTGGCCTGCCAGCTCTTGAGCCATATGCACGCCTATTTCATAG ATATTATGCCATTGCTACTCCGAGTGCCACCCAGAGACTGCTTCTTGGACTTCTAGAAGCACCACCATCATGGGCTCCAGATGCACTTGATGCTGCTGTCCAGCTTGTGGAACTCCTTCGCGCTGCTGAAGACTATGTATCTGGCATTAGG CTTCCAAGGAACTGGATGCATCTGCATTTCTTGCGTGCAATTGGGACTGCAATGTCCATGAGAGCAGGAATAGCTGCTGATGCTGCAGCAGCTTTACTTTTCCGCGTACTCTCACAGCCTGCATTACTTTTTCCTCCATTACAGCAAGTGGAGGGAGTCGAAGTTCAACCTGAATCTTTTGGAGATTATGGTTCATCCTATAAAAAGCAG AGAGAAGTGCCTGCGGTTGAAGCAACTATTGAAGCTACCGCCCAAGGGATTGCATCAATGCTTTGTGCCCATGGCCCTGAGGTTGAATGGAGGATTTGTACCATATGGGAAGCTGCATACGGCCTGATTCCATTAAGTTCCTCTGCGGTTGATCTTCCAGAAATCATAGTTGCAACTCCTTTGCAACCGCCCATATTATCATGGAATCTGTACATACCTCTCCTAAAGGTTTTTGAATATCTTCCTCGTGGTAGTCCATCAGAAGCATGTCTCATGAAGATATTTGTTGCTACCGTTGAAGCGATTCTTCAGAGAACGTTTCCACCTGAGTCCTCTAAAGAACAAACCAGAAAAACAAGATACCTCTCTGTCATAGGATCTGCCTCCAAAAACCTTGCTGTGGCAGAGCTTCGTACTATGGTCCATTCACTTTTCTTAGAATCATGTGCCTCTGTAGAGCTTGCTTCACGCCTGCTTTTTGTGGTGTTAACTGTGTGCGTTAGTCATGAGGCTCAGTCCAATGGGAACAAGAAGTCAAGTGGAATAGAAACTTATCCTCCTAATGAAGTCATTGAGGACTTACAAGCAATATCTGAAAAGCAAAGAGAGATGAAAACTAGGAAGTTAAAAAAACAAGGGCCTGTGGCAGCATTTGATTCATATGTTCTAGCTGCGGTTTGTGCTCTTGCCTGCGAGCTTCAGTTGTTTCCTATGATTTCAAGGGCTGGTAATTACTCGAGTTCAAAAGATGTATCACATGTAGCCGCCAAGCCAATGAAAATAAATGGATCTGCTGACAAGTTCCAAAATGGTGTTGACTCAGCTGTTCGCCATACTCACAGAATCTTGGCAATTTTAGAGGCACTTTTCTCGCTGAAGCCATCTTCTATTGGAACCTCATGGAGTTACAGTTCAAACGAGATAGTTGCTGCAGCCATGGTTGCCGCTCATGTTTCTGGACTATTTAGAAGGTCAAAGGCTTGCATGCATGCTCTTTCGGTCTTGATGCGATGCAAGTGGGACAATGAAATTTACACGAGGGCATCATCACTGTACAACCTCATTGATATTCACAGCAAAGCTGTTGCATCCATCGTCGACAAGGCTGAGCCATTAGAAGCACACTTAATACATACACCAGTATGGAGAGATTCCCTCCTGGGTTTTGATggcaaaaaacaaaatcaatgcAAAAATGGTGTTTGCTTTGATCCAGAGCAGCCATCTACCTCAGTGTCTTTGTATTCAGATACTAAATTTAATTCTGAAAGAGCACCACACTTGAATGAAGGCTTAGGGAACACCTTGGGTAAAGGTATTGCAAATTTCCCATTAGATGCATCAGATTTGGCCAACTTCCTCACGATGGACAGGCATATAGGATTTAACTGCAGTGCAAAAGTTCTTCTAAGATCTGTGCTAGCAGAGAAACAAGAGTTATGTTTCTCTGTTGTGTCATTGCTGTGGCACAAGTTGATCACGGCTCCTGAAACCCAACCAAGTGCAGAAAGCACTTCTGCTCATCAAGGTTGGAGGCAG GTTGTTGATGCGCTATGTAATGTCGTGTCATCTTCACCAACAAAAGCAGCTACAGCAGTTGTTCTTCAG GTCATAAATTTCAGAACGGCTTTTGAGATAGGACCTAAACATAGCTTCTGGGCAAAGGGATTGCATAAATTTTAA
- the LOC122297140 gene encoding protein GIGANTEA-like isoform X1 — MAGSCERWIDGLQFSSLFWPPPQDAQQRKAQITAYVEYFGQFTSEQFPEDIAELIRNRYPSKEKRLFDDVLATFVLHHPEHGHAVVLPIISCIIDGTLVYDRTSPPFASFISLVCPSSEFLQNEYSEQWALACGEILRVLTHYNRPIYKMEQPNGDTERSSSGCEASTSDSIDRQSIHIPLAQKERKPLRPLSPWITDILLAAPLAIRSDYFRWCSGVMGKYAAGELKPPTTASSRGPGKHPQLMPSTPRWAVANGAGVILSVCDDEVARYETATLTAVAVPALLLPPPTTALDEHLVAGLPALEPYARLFHRYYAIATPSATQRLLLGLLEAPPSWAPDALDAAVQLVELLRAAEDYVSGIRLPRNWMHLHFLRAIGTAMSMRAGIAADAAAALLFRVLSQPALLFPPLQQVEGVEVQPESFGDYGSSYKKQREVPAVEATIEATAQGIASMLCAHGPEVEWRICTIWEAAYGLIPLSSSAVDLPEIIVATPLQPPILSWNLYIPLLKVFEYLPRGSPSEACLMKIFVATVEAILQRTFPPESSKEQTRKTRYLSVIGSASKNLAVAELRTMVHSLFLESCASVELASRLLFVVLTVCVSHEAQSNGNKKSSGIETYPPNEVIEDLQAISEKQREMKTRKLKKQGPVAAFDSYVLAAVCALACELQLFPMISRAGNYSSSKDVSHVAAKPMKINGSADKFQNGVDSAVRHTHRILAILEALFSLKPSSIGTSWSYSSNEIVAAAMVAAHVSGLFRRSKACMHALSVLMRCKWDNEIYTRASSLYNLIDIHSKAVASIVDKAEPLEAHLIHTPVWRDSLLGFDGKKQNQCKNGVCFDPEQPSTSVSLYSDTKFNSERAPHLNEGLGNTLGKGIANFPLDASDLANFLTMDRHIGFNCSAKVLLRSVLAEKQELCFSVVSLLWHKLITAPETQPSAESTSAHQGWRQVVDALCNVVSSSPTKAATAVVLQAERELQPWIAKDDDQGQKMWRINQRIVRLIVELMRNHDRPESLVILASASDLLLRATDGMLVDGEACTLPQLELLEATARAIQPVLQWGESGLAVADGLSNLLKCRVPATIRCLSHPSAHVRALSTSVLRDILHTGSFKSNSKPVDINGIRGPSYQYFSLDVIDWQASIEKCLAWEAHSRLAAGMPIQFLDAAAKELGCTISL; from the exons atggcTGGTTCGTGTGAGAGGTGGATTGATGGTCTTCAATTCTCTTCTTTGTTCTGGCCTCCGCCACAGGATGCGCAGCAACGAAAG GCTCAAATTACTGCCTATGTTGAGTACTTTGGTCAATTTACATCAGAACAGTTTCCAGAGGATATTGCCGAG TTGATCCGCAACCGCTATCCATCAAAAGAAAAGCGTCTTTTTGATGATGTATTAG CTACGTTTGTCCTTCACCATCCAGAGCATGGGCATGCAGTTGTTCTTCCAATTATTTCATGTATCATTGATGGTACGTTGGTGTATGATAGGACCAGTCCTCCATTTGCCTCTTTCATATCCCTAGTCTGCCCGAGCAGTGAG TTTTTGCAGAATGAATACTCTGAACAGTGGGCTTTGGCATGTGGAGAGATCTTGCGAGTTTTAACTCACTACAATCGCCCAATATACAAGATGGAACAACCAAATGGTGATACAGAAAGAAGCAGTAGTGGCTGTGAGGCTTCCACAAGTGACTCTATTGACAGGCAATCCATCCATATTCCTTTGGCACAAAAAGAGAGGAAACCTTTGAGGCCTTTGTCTCCCTGGATTACGGACATACTGCTAGCTGCTCCTCTCGCTATCAGGAGTGACTACTTCCGATG gTGCAGTGGTGTAATGGGTAAATATGCTGCTGGAGAACTCAAGCCACCCACAACTG CTTCTTCTCGTGGACCTGGAAAGCATCCTCAGCTCATGCCATCAACGCCACGGTGGGCTGTTGCTAATGGTGCTGGTgtcatattaagtgtatgcgATGATGAAGTTGCTCGCTATGAAACTGCTACTTTAACGGCAGTGGCTGTCCCAGCACTTCTGCTTCCTCCTCCAACAACAGCTCTGGATGAGCATTTGGTTGCTGGCCTGCCAGCTCTTGAGCCATATGCACGCCTATTTCATAG ATATTATGCCATTGCTACTCCGAGTGCCACCCAGAGACTGCTTCTTGGACTTCTAGAAGCACCACCATCATGGGCTCCAGATGCACTTGATGCTGCTGTCCAGCTTGTGGAACTCCTTCGCGCTGCTGAAGACTATGTATCTGGCATTAGG CTTCCAAGGAACTGGATGCATCTGCATTTCTTGCGTGCAATTGGGACTGCAATGTCCATGAGAGCAGGAATAGCTGCTGATGCTGCAGCAGCTTTACTTTTCCGCGTACTCTCACAGCCTGCATTACTTTTTCCTCCATTACAGCAAGTGGAGGGAGTCGAAGTTCAACCTGAATCTTTTGGAGATTATGGTTCATCCTATAAAAAGCAG AGAGAAGTGCCTGCGGTTGAAGCAACTATTGAAGCTACCGCCCAAGGGATTGCATCAATGCTTTGTGCCCATGGCCCTGAGGTTGAATGGAGGATTTGTACCATATGGGAAGCTGCATACGGCCTGATTCCATTAAGTTCCTCTGCGGTTGATCTTCCAGAAATCATAGTTGCAACTCCTTTGCAACCGCCCATATTATCATGGAATCTGTACATACCTCTCCTAAAGGTTTTTGAATATCTTCCTCGTGGTAGTCCATCAGAAGCATGTCTCATGAAGATATTTGTTGCTACCGTTGAAGCGATTCTTCAGAGAACGTTTCCACCTGAGTCCTCTAAAGAACAAACCAGAAAAACAAGATACCTCTCTGTCATAGGATCTGCCTCCAAAAACCTTGCTGTGGCAGAGCTTCGTACTATGGTCCATTCACTTTTCTTAGAATCATGTGCCTCTGTAGAGCTTGCTTCACGCCTGCTTTTTGTGGTGTTAACTGTGTGCGTTAGTCATGAGGCTCAGTCCAATGGGAACAAGAAGTCAAGTGGAATAGAAACTTATCCTCCTAATGAAGTCATTGAGGACTTACAAGCAATATCTGAAAAGCAAAGAGAGATGAAAACTAGGAAGTTAAAAAAACAAGGGCCTGTGGCAGCATTTGATTCATATGTTCTAGCTGCGGTTTGTGCTCTTGCCTGCGAGCTTCAGTTGTTTCCTATGATTTCAAGGGCTGGTAATTACTCGAGTTCAAAAGATGTATCACATGTAGCCGCCAAGCCAATGAAAATAAATGGATCTGCTGACAAGTTCCAAAATGGTGTTGACTCAGCTGTTCGCCATACTCACAGAATCTTGGCAATTTTAGAGGCACTTTTCTCGCTGAAGCCATCTTCTATTGGAACCTCATGGAGTTACAGTTCAAACGAGATAGTTGCTGCAGCCATGGTTGCCGCTCATGTTTCTGGACTATTTAGAAGGTCAAAGGCTTGCATGCATGCTCTTTCGGTCTTGATGCGATGCAAGTGGGACAATGAAATTTACACGAGGGCATCATCACTGTACAACCTCATTGATATTCACAGCAAAGCTGTTGCATCCATCGTCGACAAGGCTGAGCCATTAGAAGCACACTTAATACATACACCAGTATGGAGAGATTCCCTCCTGGGTTTTGATggcaaaaaacaaaatcaatgcAAAAATGGTGTTTGCTTTGATCCAGAGCAGCCATCTACCTCAGTGTCTTTGTATTCAGATACTAAATTTAATTCTGAAAGAGCACCACACTTGAATGAAGGCTTAGGGAACACCTTGGGTAAAGGTATTGCAAATTTCCCATTAGATGCATCAGATTTGGCCAACTTCCTCACGATGGACAGGCATATAGGATTTAACTGCAGTGCAAAAGTTCTTCTAAGATCTGTGCTAGCAGAGAAACAAGAGTTATGTTTCTCTGTTGTGTCATTGCTGTGGCACAAGTTGATCACGGCTCCTGAAACCCAACCAAGTGCAGAAAGCACTTCTGCTCATCAAGGTTGGAGGCAG GTTGTTGATGCGCTATGTAATGTCGTGTCATCTTCACCAACAAAAGCAGCTACAGCAGTTGTTCTTCAG GCGGAGAGGGAATTGCAGCCTTGGATTGCCAAAGATGATGATCAAGGTCAGAAGATGTGGAGAATCAACCAACGGATTGTAAGATTGATTGTGGAGCTCATGAGGAATCACGATAGGCCAGAATCATTGGTGATTTTGGCAAGTGCATCAGATCTACTTCTGCGCGCAACGGACGGGATGCTCGTTGATGGAGAAGCTTGCACTTTACCACAGCTGGAG CTACTGGAAGCCACGGCTAGAGCAATTCAGCCGGTGCTGCAGTGGGGAGAATCTGGGTTGGCGGTTGCAGATGGCCTTTCAAACCTCTTAAAG TGTCGGGTACCAGCTACCATCCGATGCCTCTCTCATCCGAGTGCACATGTTCGCGCTTTGAGCACATCAGTTCTTCGAGATATTTTGCACACTGGTTCGTTCAAATCTAATTCTAAACCTGTCGACATAAATGGCATCCGCGGTCCCTCCTATCAGTATTTCAGTTTAGACGTTATTGACTGGCAAGCAAGCATTGAGAAATGCTTAGCATGGGAAGCTCACAGCAGACTTGCAGCCGGAATGCCTATCCAATTTCTTGATGCTGCCGCCAAGGAATTAGGCTGTACTATTTCCCTATGA